From a single Solanum dulcamara chromosome 4, daSolDulc1.2, whole genome shotgun sequence genomic region:
- the LOC129886031 gene encoding vetispiradiene synthase 1-like, translated as MAPAAAVMSNYQEEEIVRPVADFSPSLWGDRFHSFSLDNQVAEKYAQEIETLKEQTKSMLSAACGATLVDKLNLIDIVERLGIAYHFEKQIEDMLDHIYKADPNFESHEYSDLSNLSVLFRLLRQHGYNISPELFSRFQDANGKFKEFLCNDIKGILNLYEASHVRTHGEDILEEALSFSTAHLESAAPHLKSPLSKQVTHALEQSLHKSIPRVETRYFISIYEEEEFKNDVLLRFAKMDFNLLQMLHKQELCEVSRWWKDLDFVTTLPYARDRAVECYFWTVGVYAEPQYSQARVMLAKTIAMISIVDDTFDAYGIVKELEVYTDAIQRWDISQIDRLPDYMKISYKALLDLYNNYEAELSKDGRSDVVHYAKERMKEIVRNYFVEAKWFIEGYMPPVSEYLSNALATSTYYLLTTTSYLGMKSANKEDFEWLAKNPKILEANVTLCRVIDDIATYEVEKGRGQIATGIECYMRDHGVSTEEAMEKFQEMAEIAWKDVNEGILRPTPVSTQILTRILNLARIIDVTYKHNQDGYTHPEKVLKPHIIALLVDSIEI; from the exons ATGGCCCCAGCTGCTGCAGTGATGAGTAACTACCAAGAGGAGGAGATTGTTCGTCCTGTTGCTGACTTCTCACCAAGTCTTTGGGGTGATCGTTTCCATTCTTTCTCCCTTGATAATCAg GTTGCGGAAAAGTATGCTCAGGAGATTGAAACGTTGAAAGAGCAAACAAAGAGTATGTTGTCAGCTGCGTGTGGAGCAACATTGGTTGATAAATTGAATTTGATAGATATTGTTGAGCGCCTTGGCATAGCTTACCATTTTGAGAAACAAATAGAAGACATGTTGGATCACATTTACAAAGCAGATCCTAACTTTGAGAGTCATGAATACAGTGATTTAAGCAATTTATCCGTTCTGTTTCGACTACTGAGACAACAtggttacaatatctctccagAACTTTTTAGCAGATTCCAAGATGCAAACGGCAAATTCAAGGAATTTCTTTGCAATGACATCAAGGGTATTTTGAACTTATATGAAGCTTCACACGTAAGGACTCATGGAGAAGACATCTTAGAAGAGGCACTTTCATTTTCCACTGCTCATCTTGAATCTGCAGCTCCACATTTGAAGTCACCTCTGAGTAAACAAGTGACGCATGCCCTTGAGCAATCTCTCCATAAGAGTATTCCAAGAGTCGAGACACGCTACTTCATCTCCATCTACGAAGAGGAGGAATTTAAGAATGATGTGTTGCTTCGATTTGCAAAAATGGATTTCAATTTACTTCAGATGTTGCACAAACAAGAATTATGCGAAGTATCTAG gtggtggaaagatTTGGATTTTGTGACAACACTTCCATATGCTAGGGACAGAGCAGTTGAATGCTACTTTTGGACGGTGGGAGTGTATGCTGAACCTCAGTATTCTCAGGCTCGTGTCATGCTTGCTAAGACTATAGCAATGATTTCAATAGTAGATGACACGTTTGATGCTTATGGCATTGTAAAAGAACTTGAGGTCTACACTGATGCCATACAGAG GTGGGATATTAGCCAAATTGATCGGCTCCCTGATTACATGAAAATTAGTTACAAAGCACTTTTAGATCTCTACAACAATTATGAAGCAGAGTTGTCAAAGGATGGTAGATCTGATGTTGTTCACTACGCGAAAGAAAGA ATGAAAGAAATCGTGAGAAACTATTTTGTCGAAGCAAAATGGTTCATTGAAGGATATATGCCGCCAGTCTCTGAGTATCTTAGCAATGCATTAGCTACTAGCACTTATTACTTGCTTACGACAACATCCTACTTGGGCATGAAGTCTGCAAACAAGGAAGATTTTGAATGGTTGGCCAAGAACCCTAAAATTCTTGAAGCCAATGTGACATTATGTCGAGTCATTGATGATATAGCCACCTACGAG GTTGAGAAGGGTAGAGGTCAGATTGCAACTGGAATTGAGTGCTACATGAGAGATCATGGTGTATCAACAGAAGAGGCAAtggaaaaatttcaagaaatggCTGAGATAGCGTGGAAGGATGTAAATGAAGGAATTCTACGACCAACTCCCGTCTCTACACAGATTCTCACTCGTATTCTCAATCTTGCTCGCATTATTGATGTCACTTACAAGCACAATCAAGATGGATACACTCATCCTGAAAAAGTACTAAAACCTCACATTATTGCCTTGTTAGTGGACTCaattgaaatttaa